A region from the Flavobacteriales bacterium genome encodes:
- a CDS encoding UPF0175 family protein, with the protein MRTLTLRMPDTVDLDEREVILFLAAKLYESGKLSLGQAADLVGLTKPTFSELLGKYGVAFFNYPASEIQRDVKNA; encoded by the coding sequence ATGCGTACGCTCACCTTACGGATGCCGGACACTGTTGACCTCGATGAAAGGGAGGTCATCCTGTTCCTGGCGGCTAAGCTCTACGAAAGTGGCAAGCTCTCACTTGGCCAAGCCGCTGACCTGGTCGGTTTGACCAAACCGACCTTTTCCGAGTTGCTGGGCAAGTACGGCGTCGCATTCTTCAATTATCCGGCATCCGAGATCCAGCGTGATGTAAAGAATGCCTGA
- a CDS encoding TonB family protein — protein sequence MRDQLHLMELVDNYLDGAMSNQDRSAFEERMRNNEELRALVEDQQRLRRAARRSPARAAVKKAYGNYRWGKWAPGLGASAIVIIAATASLFLWKSQQGNTASDESLITNEEHRLLTDTTGTRLEPLVFTIDPTKDTTLVTPSGIVLDVPRGAFTDSAGKPLTSLVRVTLLEALDPLDIMKAGLSTMSGDTLLETGGMFYFDAQANGSAVKIDPGKPLTAMVPAGDRQDDMHLYQGVKRADGVIDWRNPRPLTKSLIPVDITTLNFYPPGYEGKLVQLGLDVTDKTFKDSLYWSFSHGSGNERPTIKESYAYPFTGKLWDSLKSMGLDVRFHSDSVRINTAEGLNPAKVKVIWTDRFNNTNIATREFEERMRAIHRTCSSEALELYVSGLGKDMAEVDAAVGSMGYPEFDHFAERNDGRVQLPAHAADRLRTFYENQSRAESAAIRKTQEKFWREQRKADRKSAAKQADHAMAESVREGQLFEREFEANLDTVYKQLGYQRVRLPRAAWVVPVVATGWWNVDKAVLAATTNRASLSYTDHKTGKTATLTYTPLAVEVTDRASFDELFVYLLPRQLNSYQRMKEDGGIFSERLNSIFAYDLFCLGMKGKQQFAFITSINGHAEVMASLQPVDEKALRQMLKTKGRVEDQLLDEARYLDWLVVDKQRRQANIAREELRNALLPVVFPCADSDASKEAPRSTKVTVDSGPVVYWSGSTLDERAEFPGGLNALQRFLTTSVVYPPDARAQGVGGRVLVGFRIDRSGKVVDIKIERSVNEQLDAEAMRVVGLMPKWKPAAVNGQPVDIAMSLPIVFEAL from the coding sequence ATGCGTGACCAACTGCACCTGATGGAACTGGTGGACAACTACTTGGACGGCGCCATGAGCAACCAAGACCGATCGGCTTTCGAGGAACGCATGCGCAACAACGAGGAACTGCGCGCATTGGTGGAGGACCAGCAACGCTTGCGCCGCGCCGCGCGCCGATCGCCAGCGCGCGCCGCCGTCAAAAAGGCGTACGGTAACTACCGATGGGGCAAGTGGGCGCCGGGACTTGGTGCCAGTGCCATCGTCATCATTGCGGCCACGGCTTCGTTGTTCTTGTGGAAGTCCCAGCAGGGCAATACAGCCAGTGATGAATCGCTGATCACGAACGAAGAGCACCGGCTGCTCACTGATACAACCGGCACGCGGTTGGAGCCTCTGGTTTTCACCATCGATCCAACCAAGGACACGACACTGGTAACACCGAGCGGCATTGTTCTCGACGTTCCGCGTGGTGCCTTCACGGATAGCGCCGGCAAGCCGCTCACAAGTCTTGTGCGTGTGACCCTGCTGGAAGCGCTCGATCCGTTGGACATCATGAAGGCAGGCCTCAGTACCATGAGCGGCGATACGTTGTTGGAGACCGGCGGTATGTTCTACTTCGATGCTCAGGCCAACGGTAGCGCGGTGAAGATCGATCCGGGGAAACCGCTCACCGCGATGGTTCCTGCGGGCGATAGGCAAGATGATATGCATCTCTACCAAGGCGTGAAACGTGCCGATGGCGTCATCGACTGGCGCAACCCACGCCCCCTGACGAAGTCATTGATCCCGGTGGACATCACCACGCTCAACTTCTATCCGCCGGGCTACGAAGGGAAGCTCGTACAGTTGGGATTGGATGTTACGGATAAGACTTTCAAGGACAGTTTGTACTGGTCGTTCAGTCACGGATCGGGGAACGAGCGTCCCACGATTAAGGAATCATATGCCTATCCCTTCACAGGTAAACTATGGGATTCGCTTAAGTCGATGGGACTTGACGTACGATTTCACAGTGACAGTGTGAGGATCAATACCGCTGAAGGCCTGAATCCCGCGAAGGTGAAAGTCATCTGGACCGACCGCTTCAACAACACCAACATCGCCACGCGGGAGTTCGAGGAGCGCATGCGAGCGATCCACCGCACGTGCAGCAGTGAGGCGTTGGAGTTGTACGTGAGCGGGTTGGGCAAAGACATGGCTGAGGTGGATGCGGCGGTTGGAAGCATGGGCTATCCTGAATTCGATCACTTCGCCGAGCGCAACGATGGCCGAGTACAGCTACCTGCCCATGCCGCAGACCGGCTTCGAACCTTCTACGAGAACCAGAGCCGGGCCGAGTCAGCGGCCATCCGGAAGACACAGGAGAAGTTCTGGCGTGAACAGCGGAAGGCGGATAGGAAGAGCGCTGCCAAGCAAGCCGACCACGCAATGGCCGAAAGCGTTCGCGAAGGCCAGTTGTTCGAGCGGGAGTTCGAGGCGAACCTCGATACGGTGTACAAGCAGCTCGGCTATCAACGCGTGCGCTTGCCCCGTGCTGCCTGGGTGGTGCCCGTGGTTGCCACAGGCTGGTGGAACGTGGACAAGGCCGTGCTGGCGGCAACGACCAACCGAGCAAGCTTGAGCTACACGGACCACAAGACAGGTAAGACAGCAACGCTCACCTACACACCGCTCGCTGTGGAGGTCACGGATCGCGCCAGTTTTGATGAACTGTTCGTTTACCTCCTTCCCAGGCAGCTGAACAGCTATCAACGGATGAAGGAAGATGGAGGGATCTTCTCGGAGCGGCTCAACAGCATCTTCGCCTACGACCTGTTCTGCCTCGGCATGAAAGGCAAGCAGCAGTTCGCGTTCATCACCAGCATTAATGGTCATGCCGAAGTGATGGCCTCGCTTCAGCCCGTGGATGAGAAAGCCTTGCGCCAAATGCTCAAGACCAAAGGCCGGGTCGAGGACCAATTGCTGGATGAGGCGCGGTACTTGGACTGGTTGGTCGTGGACAAGCAACGGCGCCAAGCGAACATTGCGCGGGAGGAGTTGAGGAATGCACTGTTACCGGTGGTATTCCCATGTGCTGATTCTGACGCATCCAAAGAAGCACCGCGATCGACCAAGGTCACAGTCGATTCGGGCCCGGTCGTTTATTGGTCAGGATCGACATTGGACGAACGCGCCGAATTTCCCGGAGGCCTAAATGCACTGCAGCGCTTTCTAACAACGTCAGTTGTCTATCCGCCAGATGCTCGCGCACAAGGAGTGGGAGGCAGGGTGCTCGTAGGCTTTCGCATTGACCGATCCGGAAAGGTCGTGGATATCAAAATCGAGCGTAGTGTAAACGAGCAACTGGACGCGGAGGCAATGCGTGTTGTAGGGCTCATGCCAAAGTGGAAGCCGGCTGCTGTCAACGGACAACCGGTTGACATCGCAATGAGTTTGCCGATCGTGTTCGAAGCTCTATGA
- a CDS encoding DUF3368 domain-containing protein, whose product MPDIVIADTSCFIALSRIDGLGLLQQVYGSVTTTSVVAAEFGRSLPDWVTIADPDDELRMRALSLQVDKGEASAIALALETPQCIIIIDDRKGRLVAMALGLSVTGTLGVIVKAKLQGHIGSIRPWLENLRSAGFRTSHDIERALLKEAGEQ is encoded by the coding sequence ATGCCTGATATCGTCATCGCCGATACCAGTTGCTTCATTGCCTTGAGCCGGATAGATGGCCTTGGCCTTCTCCAGCAAGTTTATGGTTCCGTAACGACCACATCAGTGGTGGCCGCCGAGTTCGGCCGATCTCTACCGGACTGGGTGACCATTGCCGACCCGGACGATGAACTCCGTATGCGTGCGCTTTCCCTGCAAGTGGACAAAGGCGAAGCCAGTGCCATAGCACTCGCACTGGAAACCCCACAGTGCATTATCATCATTGACGACCGTAAAGGGCGTCTGGTCGCGATGGCGCTCGGTTTGTCGGTCACCGGCACTTTAGGTGTGATCGTGAAAGCCAAGCTCCAAGGGCACATCGGATCCATCAGACCCTGGCTGGAGAACCTCCGGTCTGCCGGGTTCCGCACTTCACATGATATCGAGCGGGCATTGCTCAAGGAAGCTGGTGAGCAATGA
- a CDS encoding metallophosphoesterase: MEKTVGEQSQQRAALPVIKRLLSKRGDTALHAASARSPQRMPMVGWFDPKQLATTGIKTLFSFIVGERSDRRLMLALAATNKEPHDHTYFFRDGKDGLEPDRSREREELWLDFICDTGDGWNPTYTIAYAAAQPQLQVRDTEGKELTLPRGDVLVFGGDEVYPTPSREEYQRRLVMPFTKAFGDPALAGRAVQPEDQPVVYAIPGNHDWYDGLNAFSRLFCSDVGGRGFAGWRTQQQRSYFALKLPGNWWLCGSDGQLQSDIDTGQIEYFKAVAEKMQKGDKVVLCLSLPVWTYAHKYRSMGRVFDETDLLYLRDQVFAPRGVEVKVYMTGDLHHYRRHQEIIDPRIGSPVQKITAGGGGAFLHPTHEEDLSLITEASVDPDVPPRSFRLKRSYPDEKRSSRLAWSNLLFLFKNPKAGILPAIIYLMTAWLIGSTAAEPPRGDPWKALRMTVDLFGTQPSLALWMLGSLALFLAFTDTHSKFYRVVAGTVHCAVHWLALFYIGWGAFDLSVELFGGGALGALSTGLLVFSGGWIAGCIILGLYLLVSINVFGRHSEEAFSALRIQDFKHFLRLRFGKDGSLTIYPIKVERVPRNWRDRTDADASPSWVQPADPLVAELIEPPIVLR; the protein is encoded by the coding sequence ATGGAGAAGACGGTCGGAGAACAAAGCCAGCAGCGCGCCGCTCTTCCTGTCATCAAACGATTGCTGAGCAAGCGCGGCGACACTGCCTTGCACGCGGCCTCCGCGCGAAGCCCGCAGCGCATGCCCATGGTGGGTTGGTTCGATCCGAAGCAGCTGGCCACCACCGGCATCAAGACGCTCTTCTCGTTCATCGTGGGCGAACGAAGCGACCGACGGCTGATGCTCGCATTGGCGGCCACCAATAAGGAGCCGCACGATCACACGTATTTCTTCAGGGACGGGAAGGATGGCTTGGAGCCGGACAGATCGCGTGAGCGGGAGGAACTCTGGCTCGACTTCATCTGCGACACGGGTGACGGCTGGAACCCCACCTACACCATCGCGTACGCTGCGGCACAACCGCAGTTGCAGGTGCGTGACACCGAAGGCAAGGAACTCACGCTGCCGCGCGGAGATGTGCTCGTGTTCGGCGGCGATGAAGTGTACCCCACGCCCAGTCGCGAGGAGTACCAGCGCCGGTTGGTGATGCCCTTCACGAAGGCCTTCGGCGATCCCGCTCTGGCGGGACGGGCTGTGCAGCCGGAAGATCAACCCGTGGTGTACGCCATTCCCGGCAACCACGATTGGTACGACGGTCTCAACGCCTTCTCGCGCCTCTTCTGTTCCGATGTCGGCGGCCGCGGTTTCGCCGGCTGGCGCACACAACAGCAACGCAGCTACTTCGCGCTGAAGCTGCCCGGCAACTGGTGGCTCTGCGGCAGCGACGGGCAGTTGCAGAGCGACATCGACACGGGGCAGATCGAGTACTTCAAGGCCGTGGCGGAGAAGATGCAGAAGGGCGACAAGGTGGTTCTCTGCCTCTCGTTGCCCGTGTGGACCTACGCGCACAAGTACCGCAGCATGGGCCGGGTGTTCGACGAAACGGACCTGCTCTACTTGCGCGACCAGGTCTTCGCCCCGCGTGGCGTGGAGGTGAAGGTGTACATGACCGGCGACCTGCACCACTACCGCAGGCACCAGGAGATCATCGATCCCCGGATCGGCAGCCCGGTGCAGAAGATCACGGCGGGCGGTGGTGGCGCCTTCCTGCATCCCACGCACGAGGAAGACCTTTCGCTCATCACGGAGGCCAGTGTCGATCCCGATGTGCCACCGCGGTCGTTCCGCCTGAAGAGGAGCTACCCGGATGAAAAGCGCTCATCGCGTCTCGCGTGGAGCAACTTGCTCTTTCTCTTCAAGAACCCGAAGGCCGGCATTCTTCCGGCGATCATCTACCTGATGACGGCGTGGCTCATCGGTTCAACGGCAGCGGAACCGCCGCGCGGCGATCCATGGAAAGCTCTTCGCATGACGGTGGATCTTTTCGGCACGCAGCCGTCGCTCGCTTTGTGGATGCTCGGTTCATTGGCGCTCTTCCTCGCGTTCACGGATACGCACTCCAAGTTCTATCGAGTTGTCGCGGGCACGGTGCATTGCGCGGTGCACTGGTTGGCGCTTTTCTACATCGGTTGGGGGGCGTTCGATCTCAGCGTGGAACTGTTCGGTGGTGGTGCACTGGGCGCATTGTCCACGGGGCTATTGGTCTTCTCGGGTGGCTGGATCGCTGGCTGCATCATCCTCGGGCTCTACTTGCTCGTTTCCATCAATGTGTTCGGTCGCCACAGTGAGGAGGCCTTCAGCGCGCTACGGATACAGGACTTCAAACACTTCCTGCGCTTGCGGTTCGGCAAGGACGGCTCGTTGACCATCTACCCCATCAAGGTGGAGCGCGTGCCAAGGAACTGGCGGGACCGGACGGACGCGGACGCGTCGCCCAGTTGGGTGCAACCGGCGGATCCGCTGGTGGCCGAACTCATCGAACCGCCCATCGTGCTCCGCTGA
- a CDS encoding 2-oxoacid:acceptor oxidoreductase subunit alpha, producing the protein MSTTLSKPKPVEARQQVVILFAGDSGDGIQLTGSQFTDTNALFGNDVSTFPNFPAEIRAPQGTLAGVSGYQLHFGSVEIFTPGDQCDVLVVMNAAALKANLSKLKKGGTIIANTDGFDKKNLRLAGIVEEQDPLTDGSLAGYTLHSVDVTKLTRTALEGTTLGMKEKDRCKNMFVLGFINWMYSRDNALTVGFLQKKFSKKPEVLDANMKALIAGYNYGETSETFTTRFEVKPAPMPKGTYRSITGNQGTALGLIAAAQKAKLDIFYGSYPITPASDILHELSRHKNFGVITFQAEDEIAAISSAIGASYGGALGITASSGPGIALKTEAMGLAFMLEIPLVIVNVQRGGPSTGLPTKTEQADLWQAVHGRNGEAPIPVLAASTPIDCFDMAFEAVQIALEHMTPVILLTDGYIANGSEPWRFPEAKSLPEIKPPFIPAREESSSEGFLPYLRDERGVRPWALPGQAGLQHRIGGIEKQDKTGNISYDPANHEKMVRLRAEKVARIADRYKPIRLDSGPAEGELLIVGWGSTYGAIRTAALQLQQEGHSVAHVHIRHMFPFNKGLGPLLKKYKKVLVPEMNSGQLRQMLRGEFLVDAQGLNKIQGMPFTSEEIRAGVLNLMKP; encoded by the coding sequence ATGTCCACGACCCTTTCCAAGCCCAAGCCCGTTGAGGCCCGCCAACAGGTGGTGATCCTCTTCGCCGGCGACAGCGGCGACGGCATACAGCTCACCGGCAGCCAGTTCACCGACACCAACGCGCTGTTCGGCAACGACGTCAGCACCTTCCCGAATTTCCCGGCGGAGATACGTGCACCACAGGGCACGCTCGCCGGTGTCAGCGGCTATCAGCTGCACTTCGGCAGCGTGGAGATCTTCACGCCCGGCGACCAGTGCGACGTGCTGGTGGTGATGAACGCCGCAGCGCTGAAGGCCAACCTCAGCAAGCTGAAAAAGGGCGGCACCATCATCGCCAACACCGACGGCTTCGACAAGAAGAACCTGCGACTTGCCGGCATCGTTGAAGAACAGGACCCGCTCACCGACGGATCGCTCGCCGGCTACACGCTGCACAGCGTTGACGTGACCAAGCTGACACGCACCGCGCTCGAGGGCACTACCCTCGGCATGAAGGAGAAGGACCGCTGCAAGAACATGTTCGTGCTCGGCTTCATCAACTGGATGTACAGCCGTGACAACGCGCTCACGGTAGGTTTCCTGCAGAAGAAGTTCAGCAAGAAGCCCGAGGTGCTCGATGCGAACATGAAGGCGCTCATCGCCGGCTACAACTACGGCGAGACCAGCGAGACCTTCACCACTCGTTTCGAAGTGAAGCCTGCACCGATGCCGAAGGGCACGTACCGCAGCATCACCGGCAACCAAGGCACCGCGCTCGGGCTCATCGCCGCGGCGCAGAAGGCCAAGTTGGACATTTTCTACGGCAGCTATCCGATCACCCCGGCGAGCGATATCCTGCACGAGCTCAGCCGTCACAAGAACTTCGGTGTGATCACCTTCCAGGCGGAGGACGAGATCGCGGCCATCAGCAGTGCCATCGGAGCGAGCTACGGTGGTGCACTCGGCATCACGGCCAGCAGCGGCCCGGGCATCGCCCTGAAGACCGAAGCGATGGGCTTGGCCTTCATGCTGGAGATCCCGCTGGTGATCGTGAACGTGCAGCGCGGTGGTCCCAGCACGGGGCTTCCCACGAAGACCGAACAGGCCGACCTGTGGCAGGCCGTACACGGCCGCAACGGCGAAGCGCCGATCCCCGTCCTCGCGGCCAGCACACCGATCGATTGTTTCGACATGGCGTTCGAAGCCGTACAGATCGCGCTGGAGCACATGACGCCCGTGATCCTGCTCACCGATGGCTACATCGCCAACGGGTCGGAGCCGTGGCGTTTCCCGGAGGCGAAGAGCCTGCCGGAGATCAAGCCTCCGTTCATTCCCGCACGCGAGGAAAGTTCTTCAGAAGGGTTCCTCCCCTACCTGCGTGACGAACGCGGTGTTCGCCCCTGGGCGCTGCCAGGTCAGGCCGGATTGCAGCACCGCATCGGTGGCATCGAGAAGCAGGACAAGACCGGCAACATCAGTTACGACCCTGCCAACCACGAGAAGATGGTACGGCTGCGTGCGGAGAAAGTCGCGCGCATTGCCGACCGCTACAAGCCGATAAGGCTGGACAGTGGGCCTGCGGAAGGTGAGTTGTTGATCGTGGGTTGGGGCAGCACGTATGGTGCGATCCGCACGGCTGCGCTGCAATTGCAGCAGGAAGGCCACAGCGTTGCGCATGTGCACATCCGCCACATGTTCCCCTTCAACAAGGGCTTGGGACCGTTGCTGAAGAAGTACAAGAAGGTGCTCGTGCCGGAGATGAACAGCGGCCAACTGCGGCAGATGCTCCGGGGCGAGTTCCTCGTTGACGCACAAGGCCTGAACAAGATCCAAGGCATGCCGTTCACGAGCGAGGAGATACGTGCGGGCGTTCTAAACCTCATGAAGCCATGA
- a CDS encoding sigma-70 family RNA polymerase sigma factor → MSDADILSLIRQGRDHQAFVKLYAHLPMVERMIRQNSGTKADAKDVFQDALIIFHRKAKTEDFQLTSAISTFLYSVCRNLWRDELRRRDKTLTNWEVREAADDPADISALLAQESGFKLAEQALTSLGDKCLEVLRRFYIAKESLIDIAKALGFAGEGAAKTRKYKCLEEARKRYRRMTASAHAAEPQHA, encoded by the coding sequence ATGAGCGACGCCGATATCCTCTCGCTGATCAGACAAGGCCGTGACCACCAGGCCTTCGTGAAGCTGTACGCCCACCTGCCCATGGTGGAGCGCATGATCCGCCAGAACAGCGGCACCAAGGCCGACGCCAAGGACGTGTTCCAGGACGCGCTCATCATCTTCCACCGCAAGGCCAAGACCGAGGATTTCCAGCTCACCAGCGCCATCAGCACCTTTCTCTACAGCGTGTGCCGCAACCTCTGGCGCGATGAACTACGCCGCCGCGATAAGACGCTCACGAATTGGGAGGTGCGAGAGGCGGCCGATGATCCCGCCGACATCAGCGCCTTGTTGGCGCAGGAAAGCGGCTTCAAGCTGGCCGAACAAGCGCTCACTTCACTTGGCGACAAATGCCTGGAGGTGCTGCGGCGGTTCTACATCGCCAAGGAATCGCTGATCGATATCGCCAAGGCGCTTGGTTTCGCGGGCGAAGGAGCAGCCAAGACGCGCAAGTACAAATGCTTGGAGGAGGCGCGCAAACGCTATCGCCGAATGACCGCATCGGCCCATGCTGCGGAACCGCAACACGCTTGA
- a CDS encoding NifU family protein — translation MRLTREQRDSVSVRAQKALDDLRPFLEADGGDISLEEITAEGVARVKLHGACSGCAMSPMTMKAGVEEAIKRVAPEVRSVEAVNLPVKQGGAEALA, via the coding sequence ATGAGGCTTACCAGGGAGCAGCGGGATTCGGTGTCGGTGCGTGCACAGAAAGCACTGGACGACCTGCGCCCCTTCCTCGAGGCTGACGGGGGCGATATCTCATTGGAAGAGATCACCGCCGAAGGTGTTGCCCGCGTGAAGCTGCACGGGGCCTGCAGCGGCTGCGCCATGAGCCCCATGACCATGAAGGCCGGTGTAGAGGAAGCCATCAAGCGCGTGGCGCCGGAGGTCAGGAGCGTTGAGGCGGTGAACTTGCCGGTGAAGCAGGGCGGTGCGGAGGCGCTAGCCTGA
- a CDS encoding 2-oxoacid:ferredoxin oxidoreductase subunit beta — MSTTNGTTTAPLKIDFSSDQEVRWCPGCGDYSILKQVQTLLEQSGKKKEEVVFISGIGCSSRFPYYMDTYGLHSIHGRAPALVSGLRSVRPDLSVWMITGDGDALSIGGNHIIHLLRRNVDVNVLLFNNEIYGLTKGQYSPTSPEGAVTRSTPMGSTDHPFNPLALVKGADGTFIARSMDRDPKHMREILARADAHRGTSLVEIYQNCNVFNDGAFETFTEKATKPLHTIFVEHGKPLVFANGTRGIKLNGMTPVIVDTYAGGTSLDELWIHDERDPYKASILVRLFDDPRLEGAMPRPFGVFYVNERPTHEAKLTAQVAQAKERKGAGDLDALLKGEHTWTIG; from the coding sequence ATGAGCACGACGAACGGGACAACAACAGCTCCGCTGAAAATTGATTTCAGCAGCGACCAGGAAGTGCGCTGGTGCCCGGGCTGCGGCGACTACAGCATCCTGAAACAGGTGCAAACGCTGTTGGAGCAGAGCGGCAAGAAGAAGGAAGAGGTGGTGTTCATCAGTGGCATCGGGTGCAGCTCGCGCTTCCCTTACTACATGGACACCTACGGCCTGCACAGTATCCACGGTCGTGCTCCCGCGCTGGTGAGCGGCTTGCGCAGTGTGCGTCCCGACCTGAGCGTATGGATGATCACCGGCGATGGCGACGCGCTGAGCATTGGTGGCAACCACATCATCCACTTGCTGCGCCGCAACGTGGACGTGAACGTGCTGCTCTTCAACAACGAGATCTACGGGCTTACCAAGGGCCAGTATTCCCCGACCAGTCCGGAAGGAGCCGTGACGCGCAGCACGCCCATGGGCAGCACGGACCATCCGTTCAACCCGCTCGCGTTGGTGAAGGGCGCCGATGGCACCTTCATCGCCCGCAGCATGGACCGCGACCCCAAGCATATGCGCGAGATCCTCGCCCGTGCAGATGCGCACCGCGGCACTTCGCTCGTGGAGATCTACCAGAACTGCAACGTCTTCAACGATGGCGCCTTCGAGACCTTCACGGAGAAGGCTACGAAACCGCTGCACACCATCTTCGTGGAGCATGGCAAACCACTGGTCTTCGCCAACGGCACGCGCGGCATCAAACTGAACGGCATGACACCCGTTATCGTGGACACCTACGCCGGCGGCACCAGCCTCGACGAGCTATGGATCCACGACGAACGCGACCCGTACAAGGCGAGCATCCTTGTGCGCCTCTTCGACGACCCACGTTTGGAAGGCGCCATGCCGCGCCCGTTCGGCGTGTTCTACGTGAACGAACGCCCCACGCACGAAGCCAAACTCACGGCGCAAGTCGCGCAGGCGAAGGAGCGCAAGGGGGCTGGGGATCTGGACGCGTTGCTCAAGGGTGAGCACACGTGGACGATCGGGTGA
- a CDS encoding sigma-70 family RNA polymerase sigma factor, producing MRAKTLVMSDTELLNALRDGRAEQAFTQLYRHLPDVMSMVRTHGGSRSDARDLFQDALVILHEKAQDTGFIFSGSLGAYVYGICRNLWLAEIRLKGKARKYEEALLAQPNNQQPSTTHPQDELLMQLAERAFAALGDKCRDLLTRFYLRNEPLAAIAQAFGYAGEGAAKTRKYKCLEQAREKYRTLLSNNPNLHSHA from the coding sequence ATGAGGGCAAAGACCCTGGTTATGTCCGATACCGAATTGTTGAACGCCCTCCGCGACGGACGTGCGGAACAGGCCTTTACCCAACTCTACCGGCACCTGCCCGATGTGATGAGCATGGTGCGCACCCACGGCGGTAGCCGCAGCGATGCGCGTGACCTGTTCCAAGATGCCTTGGTCATCCTCCACGAGAAGGCCCAGGACACCGGCTTCATCTTCTCCGGTTCCTTGGGCGCATACGTCTATGGCATCTGCCGCAACCTATGGCTGGCCGAGATCCGCCTGAAGGGCAAGGCCCGCAAGTATGAGGAAGCGCTCCTTGCCCAGCCCAACAACCAGCAACCATCAACCACCCATCCACAGGACGAACTTCTGATGCAACTCGCCGAGCGGGCTTTCGCAGCACTGGGCGACAAGTGCCGCGATCTGCTCACGCGTTTCTACTTGCGGAATGAACCGTTGGCCGCCATCGCGCAGGCGTTCGGCTATGCCGGTGAAGGCGCGGCCAAAACGCGCAAATACAAGTGCCTCGAACAGGCCAGGGAGAAGTACCGCACCCTGTTGTCCAACAACCCCAACCTCCACAGCCATGCGTGA
- a CDS encoding TonB family protein codes for MRDELHLLELADRYLDGDMPPDERAAFELRMAASPELQSVVHDQRDLREGLARVPVRAAAAKAYSTYRFMQWMPAISLSTVVIIGAGAALWWMTNRAEVPHTTIEETVVAVPADSVAHAEHPKVALLPNSLDSIRSVIHTDTIYDTLYVATLNGKRVSWDEVPKNARVVEVRQEAAPWASSVDSVDPKYRQNEGRTLTKAEIAALLDSTTLLGQGTPAKEATYTEPMFKGGWDAMHSYLQKNLRPVKNSDASGVVEVDFLVDEQGRISDVQVKKSLSDAHDKEAVRVIQGMPKWLPCRTNDKPARCRMVVPLRFGGVVKERGK; via the coding sequence ATGAGGGACGAACTACACCTGCTCGAACTGGCCGATCGATACTTGGACGGCGACATGCCGCCCGACGAGCGCGCCGCCTTCGAACTGCGCATGGCGGCCTCGCCCGAGCTGCAAAGCGTGGTGCACGACCAGCGCGACCTGCGCGAAGGACTCGCGCGCGTGCCTGTTCGGGCCGCAGCAGCTAAGGCATACAGCACGTACCGCTTCATGCAGTGGATGCCGGCCATCAGCCTCAGCACCGTGGTGATCATCGGCGCGGGTGCGGCCTTGTGGTGGATGACCAATCGGGCTGAGGTGCCTCACACGACCATTGAAGAAACCGTCGTCGCTGTTCCAGCGGACAGTGTTGCTCACGCGGAACACCCGAAGGTAGCTCTGTTGCCGAACAGCCTGGACAGTATCCGCTCCGTTATCCACACCGATACCATCTACGACACGCTCTACGTGGCCACACTGAACGGCAAGCGTGTAAGCTGGGACGAGGTGCCGAAGAACGCGCGCGTGGTGGAGGTGAGGCAGGAGGCTGCACCATGGGCTTCGTCGGTTGATTCGGTAGACCCGAAGTATAGACAGAACGAAGGTCGTACGCTGACCAAGGCGGAAATCGCTGCGCTGTTGGACAGCACGACACTGCTTGGCCAGGGAACCCCCGCAAAGGAGGCCACCTACACCGAACCCATGTTCAAAGGGGGATGGGATGCCATGCACAGCTACTTGCAGAAGAATCTTCGCCCGGTGAAGAACAGCGATGCGAGCGGCGTGGTGGAAGTCGATTTCCTGGTGGACGAACAGGGGCGCATCAGTGATGTGCAAGTGAAGAAGAGCCTGAGCGATGCCCATGACAAGGAAGCCGTGCGCGTGATCCAAGGCATGCCCAAGTGGCTGCCGTGCCGCACCAACGACAAGCCAGCGCGCTGTCGCATGGTGGTGCCACTGCGGTTCGGTGGGGTGGTGAAGGAGAGGGGAAAGTGA